A genomic segment from Thermotoga neapolitana DSM 4359 encodes:
- a CDS encoding LCP family protein gives MPIFMDITSVVIEYRQGDGMTKKILLFLSISLAFFLIISSIFFLNRVVSFLFKGEVKNPYVFLVLGKDEEIEHTVRTDVIVLGVLDWKKGVLSFVSIPRDLIIEGRKINSIYNSFGIEKLFQIVESIFGMKIDSYVVFDYRAFRVLGDELGPVKVIPNEVMFYEDLSQDLVIDFKPGVPYMLSGKQLLAYIRYRKDSMGDLARIERQKDVLKKLLSKALNKSPFEISNIYRKVSPYIETNIKLSELLTLFLKVREGLKMQFFTLPYVVSENGEVFVNEKELSMFKEKLFEEDSMETSSLNLVVVNISSLVSRVFEANLRGVWKERVGFEPDRVVWEDVGISRELEGDQVFIAQIEKEKEILEILKKAHPSRRFTVHRFDRKEDFEEYYFILEKLAENRIYLDFPVSALILIDDFRE, from the coding sequence ATGCCTATCTTCATGGATATCACCTCCGTGGTGATAGAATACAGACAGGGTGATGGCATGACGAAAAAAATACTGCTTTTTTTATCAATTAGTTTAGCCTTCTTTTTAATTATATCATCCATATTTTTCCTGAACAGAGTGGTGTCTTTTCTTTTCAAAGGAGAAGTGAAGAATCCTTATGTCTTTCTTGTTCTCGGAAAAGACGAAGAGATCGAGCACACCGTTCGAACCGATGTGATAGTGCTCGGTGTGCTCGACTGGAAAAAGGGAGTGCTCTCCTTTGTTTCCATACCCCGTGATCTGATAATTGAGGGAAGAAAGATCAACTCCATTTATAACTCCTTTGGAATTGAAAAGCTCTTTCAGATCGTCGAATCGATTTTCGGAATGAAGATAGATTCCTACGTGGTTTTCGACTACAGGGCATTCAGGGTTCTCGGAGATGAACTCGGACCGGTGAAGGTGATCCCGAACGAAGTGATGTTCTATGAAGACCTCTCTCAAGATCTCGTCATAGACTTCAAACCTGGTGTACCTTACATGTTGTCTGGCAAACAGCTTCTTGCGTACATTAGATACAGAAAGGACTCCATGGGGGATCTCGCACGAATAGAACGCCAGAAGGACGTGCTCAAAAAACTCCTCAGCAAGGCTCTGAACAAAAGTCCTTTTGAGATCTCGAACATATACAGAAAGGTGAGTCCCTACATCGAAACGAACATAAAACTCTCCGAACTTCTAACGCTCTTTTTGAAGGTAAGAGAAGGATTGAAGATGCAGTTTTTCACGCTTCCCTACGTTGTGAGTGAAAACGGAGAGGTCTTTGTGAACGAAAAGGAACTTTCTATGTTCAAGGAAAAATTGTTTGAAGAAGACAGCATGGAAACCTCTTCGTTGAATCTGGTGGTTGTGAACATTTCTTCACTCGTTTCAAGGGTGTTCGAGGCAAATCTAAGGGGTGTCTGGAAAGAAAGGGTAGGATTTGAACCAGATCGAGTCGTCTGGGAGGACGTTGGTATATCCAGAGAATTAGAAGGTGATCAGGTCTTCATAGCGCAGATAGAGAAAGAAAAAGAAATCCTGGAGATTCTCAAAAAAGCACACCCGTCGAGGAGGTTCACGGTTCATCGATTCGACAGAAAAGAAGATTTCGAAGAATACTATTTCATTCTGGAAAAACTGGCAGAAAACAGGATATACCTGGATTTTCCTGTTTCAGCGCTGATATTGATAGATGATTTCAGGGAGTGA
- the minD gene encoding septum site-determining protein MinD, protein MGNVIVVTSGKGGVGKTTVTANLGCALAKLGEKVCLIDADIGLKNLDIVLGLENRIVYTLIDVVNGKVSPQEALVRHKVLKNLYLLPASQIATKEMVSPEDMKSIVKELVPNFDYIIIDSPAGIERGFRNAVAPAERILVVTTPEVPAISDADRVIGLLENFGFSDDKIHVVINRFKPHMVKKGEMLTTDDIKHTLSLEIIAVIPDSEEIIIASNTGTPVSLNGNTRISKNFENLARRIRGDRVPLEEDFATVSRGFFDSLKDFFSKFKRG, encoded by the coding sequence ATGGGAAACGTCATAGTGGTTACTTCCGGTAAAGGAGGGGTGGGTAAAACCACCGTCACCGCCAACCTCGGATGTGCCCTTGCAAAACTTGGAGAAAAGGTCTGTCTTATCGATGCGGACATAGGCTTGAAGAACCTCGATATAGTACTTGGCCTTGAGAACAGAATAGTTTACACGCTGATTGATGTGGTGAACGGAAAGGTCTCCCCCCAGGAGGCCCTGGTCAGACACAAGGTGCTGAAAAACCTCTACCTTCTTCCTGCCTCTCAGATAGCCACAAAGGAGATGGTCTCTCCTGAAGACATGAAATCGATTGTCAAAGAACTGGTGCCGAATTTCGACTACATAATCATCGACTCCCCGGCGGGTATCGAGAGGGGATTCAGAAACGCTGTAGCACCGGCTGAAAGAATCCTGGTGGTCACCACCCCGGAGGTTCCCGCTATCTCCGACGCAGACAGGGTGATAGGACTTTTGGAGAACTTCGGCTTCTCGGATGATAAGATTCATGTCGTGATCAACAGATTCAAGCCACATATGGTGAAAAAAGGAGAGATGCTCACCACGGATGACATCAAACACACCCTCTCTCTGGAGATCATAGCCGTTATACCGGATTCTGAGGAGATCATCATCGCTTCTAACACTGGAACACCCGTTTCTTTGAACGGAAATACCAGGATCTCCAAAAACTTCGAAAATCTTGCAAGGAGAATACGGGGAGATAGGGTGCCTCTGGAAGAAGATTTCGCAACCGTATCCAGGGGGTTCTTTGATTCTCTAAAGGATTTCTTCTCAAAATTCAAGAGGGGATGA
- a CDS encoding L-lactate dehydrogenase: MKIGIVGLGRVGSSTAFALLMKGLAREMVLIDVDRKRAEGDALDLIHGTPFTRRTNIYAGDYKDLKGSDVIVIAAGVPQKPGETRLQLLGRNARVMREIARNVSKYAPDSIVIVVTNPVDVLTYFFLKESGMDRRKVFGSGTVLDTARLRTLIAQHCGFSPRSVHVYVIGEHGDSEVPVWSGAMIGGIPLQNMCQICNRCDSHILEEFAEKTKRAAYEIIERKGATHYAIALAVTDIVETIFFDEKRVLTLSVYLEDYLGIQDVCISVPAVLGRHGVERILKLELSEEEMKAFRESAKILKSAIEEILAEENKE; the protein is encoded by the coding sequence ATGAAGATAGGCATAGTTGGTCTTGGAAGAGTGGGTTCCAGTACCGCTTTTGCACTTCTGATGAAAGGACTGGCAAGGGAAATGGTGTTGATCGACGTCGACAGAAAGAGGGCAGAAGGAGACGCCCTCGACCTCATACACGGGACACCGTTCACAAGGCGTACAAACATATACGCAGGAGACTATAAAGACCTGAAAGGATCCGATGTGATCGTAATTGCTGCGGGTGTTCCGCAGAAACCGGGTGAGACCAGGCTTCAGCTTCTTGGAAGAAACGCCAGAGTGATGAGGGAAATAGCCCGGAACGTTTCAAAATACGCTCCTGATTCCATCGTGATAGTTGTTACAAACCCGGTTGACGTGCTGACCTACTTTTTCCTCAAGGAATCTGGAATGGACAGAAGGAAGGTTTTTGGATCGGGAACCGTTCTGGATACCGCAAGGCTTCGAACTCTGATTGCCCAGCACTGTGGTTTTTCCCCAAGAAGTGTTCACGTGTATGTGATAGGAGAGCATGGTGATTCTGAAGTTCCAGTCTGGAGCGGTGCCATGATCGGTGGTATACCCCTTCAAAACATGTGCCAGATCTGCAACAGGTGCGATTCTCATATCCTTGAAGAGTTTGCAGAGAAGACTAAAAGAGCAGCGTACGAGATCATAGAAAGAAAGGGAGCAACACATTACGCTATTGCCCTTGCGGTAACAGACATAGTGGAGACGATTTTCTTCGATGAAAAAAGAGTTCTGACACTTTCGGTGTACCTTGAGGATTACCTCGGAATACAGGACGTGTGTATCAGCGTTCCTGCGGTCCTTGGTAGGCATGGTGTGGAAAGGATCCTGAAACTTGAGTTAAGCGAAGAAGAAATGAAAGCATTCAGAGAATCCGCAAAAATATTAAAGAGTGCCATTGAAGAGATTCTGGCCGAAGAGAACAAAGAGTAA
- a CDS encoding metallophosphoesterase family protein, translated as MRLAFFGDVHGNLEALNAVLEDIQRRGVDEIFCLGDLVGYGPDPEAVVQLIREKNIKTIMGNYDDAVGYSKESCGCSYSPGRETEVGDISLNWSIERTSEETKEFLRSLPKRMSFEVEGVKFLLVHGSPFNELLEYVKPDTPSERLKEIASKVEESVIVNGHTHLPMARWVLGKLILNPGSAGRPKDGDPRASYMIVDVKSGVISFETIRVVYDVKTTVEKIAKKGLPIELATVLALGQTFDMGPGKVTFTLK; from the coding sequence ATGAGGTTGGCCTTTTTCGGTGATGTGCATGGTAATCTTGAGGCTCTGAACGCTGTTCTGGAAGATATACAGAGAAGAGGTGTGGACGAGATCTTTTGTCTTGGAGACCTTGTGGGATACGGACCTGACCCTGAGGCAGTCGTTCAGTTGATAAGAGAAAAAAACATCAAAACTATCATGGGAAACTACGACGATGCGGTGGGTTATTCAAAGGAAAGTTGTGGATGTTCTTACTCACCGGGAAGAGAAACTGAAGTGGGTGATATCTCACTCAACTGGTCCATTGAACGCACTTCCGAAGAGACAAAAGAATTCTTGAGATCCCTTCCAAAAAGAATGAGTTTTGAAGTCGAAGGAGTAAAATTTCTCCTCGTTCATGGAAGCCCCTTCAACGAACTCCTGGAGTATGTAAAACCAGACACTCCCTCCGAAAGGTTAAAAGAGATAGCCAGTAAAGTCGAAGAAAGCGTAATCGTAAACGGACACACGCATCTTCCCATGGCAAGATGGGTTTTGGGCAAACTCATCTTGAATCCTGGAAGTGCAGGCAGGCCGAAAGACGGTGATCCGAGGGCTTCATACATGATCGTAGATGTCAAAAGTGGTGTGATCTCTTTCGAAACGATCAGGGTAGTCTACGACGTGAAAACCACCGTGGAAAAGATCGCAAAGAAGGGTCTTCCGATTGAACTTGCAACGGTTCTGGCACTCGGCCAAACGTTCGATATGGGACCAGGAAAAGTCACATTCACTCTGAAATAG
- a CDS encoding Lon protease family protein produces MIRKLKPEEINNFDLDFMNFRTTEEIPPSEGFIGQKKAREAIEMGIKIREKGYNVFVTGVTGTGRRTFVQMMLQNAAKNLPVPEDWGYVYNFENPYEPRAISFKPGQGRIFKKRLEDLINEVVEVLNKAFESEEFARRISEMEERFSRMRKELWESLEAKARELGFMVQLTPAGVVMLPVVDGKPLSPEAINALPDSAKREIEERQIKLKHLVDGTLYRIRKLDIEFRKSLEEFHKRTALFAIEPLFSEVESEFEGETIRKFLEDIKKDIMENLIDFLKMDAKERKEIYMRKYSLNLIVDNSGLDGAPVIYETNPTYSNLFGKIEYYVRGGFLQTDFTMIRSGSLHRANGGFLILEAERLLSQPYVWYNLKRVLLEGQIGAENLETTLGISNTITLKPDKIPLNLKVVVIGTPYLYELLYELDPDFRKLFKIKAEFDWEIPRNELNVQKYTSFISAVCREKNLPHFDKGAVKRVIWYAMRHAKDSTKLSAVFGDIVNLIVESGELARMDGSTVTTSSHVIRAFDAMEKRKNLLEEKYDEMIKKFDLMIEVTGSKVGQVNGLTVLDLGDYSFGVPVKITAKVYLGRPGVVDIQREADLSGKIHSKAVLILEGFLGSRYAQEFPLSVSASISFEQVYSEVEGDSASLAEALALLSAISKVPIKQGIAVTGSINQHGEVQPVGGIIEKVEGFFRACKSRGFDGEQGVIIPKANAKNLVLKDEIVQAMKKGLFHIWTVETVDDAIEIVTGMKAGKLTRTGKFERGSVNYLVYRELKKMKKLLDGAYEERNKKKKGKK; encoded by the coding sequence ATGATCAGAAAACTTAAACCGGAGGAAATAAACAATTTCGACCTTGACTTCATGAATTTCCGCACCACAGAGGAAATTCCTCCCAGTGAAGGGTTCATAGGTCAGAAGAAAGCAAGAGAAGCCATAGAGATGGGAATAAAGATCAGAGAGAAAGGCTACAACGTGTTCGTCACCGGTGTTACCGGGACAGGACGACGCACATTCGTTCAGATGATGCTCCAGAATGCAGCAAAAAACCTTCCCGTTCCAGAAGACTGGGGTTACGTTTACAACTTCGAAAATCCCTATGAACCAAGGGCGATATCCTTCAAACCAGGTCAGGGTAGGATTTTCAAGAAAAGGCTCGAGGATCTGATAAACGAAGTGGTAGAAGTTCTGAACAAAGCCTTCGAGAGCGAAGAATTCGCCAGAAGGATTTCTGAAATGGAAGAAAGATTCTCTCGTATGAGAAAAGAACTCTGGGAAAGTCTTGAAGCAAAGGCAAGAGAACTTGGTTTCATGGTTCAACTGACGCCCGCTGGTGTCGTGATGCTCCCCGTGGTGGATGGCAAACCCCTTTCACCAGAGGCAATAAACGCTCTGCCAGACAGTGCAAAAAGGGAGATCGAAGAAAGACAGATAAAACTGAAACACCTTGTCGATGGCACACTCTACAGGATCAGAAAACTGGATATAGAGTTCAGAAAATCCCTCGAAGAGTTTCACAAAAGAACAGCCCTTTTCGCTATAGAACCCCTCTTTTCTGAAGTGGAGAGCGAATTCGAAGGAGAAACGATAAGGAAATTCCTGGAGGATATAAAGAAGGACATAATGGAAAACCTGATCGATTTTTTGAAAATGGACGCCAAAGAGAGAAAAGAAATCTACATGAGGAAGTACTCCCTGAATCTGATCGTGGACAACTCCGGTCTGGATGGTGCCCCCGTGATTTACGAGACAAATCCCACGTACTCCAACCTGTTTGGAAAAATTGAATACTACGTGAGAGGAGGATTCCTTCAGACCGACTTCACGATGATAAGATCCGGAAGCCTTCACAGGGCAAACGGTGGTTTTTTGATCCTCGAAGCAGAAAGGCTCCTTAGTCAACCCTATGTGTGGTACAACCTGAAGAGAGTTCTCCTGGAAGGGCAAATCGGCGCGGAAAACCTGGAAACCACTCTCGGAATTTCCAATACCATCACGTTGAAGCCCGATAAAATCCCTCTCAACCTGAAAGTTGTCGTCATAGGAACACCCTATCTTTATGAACTTCTCTACGAACTGGATCCGGATTTCAGGAAACTGTTCAAGATAAAGGCGGAGTTCGACTGGGAAATTCCCAGAAATGAACTCAACGTCCAGAAGTACACATCCTTCATATCTGCCGTTTGCCGGGAGAAGAACCTGCCTCATTTCGACAAGGGAGCCGTGAAAAGAGTCATCTGGTATGCCATGAGGCACGCAAAAGACAGCACCAAACTCTCCGCAGTTTTTGGAGACATAGTGAACCTCATAGTTGAATCCGGTGAACTGGCAAGGATGGATGGTTCAACGGTAACCACATCCTCGCACGTCATCAGGGCCTTTGATGCGATGGAGAAAAGGAAGAATCTTCTTGAAGAAAAATACGATGAAATGATAAAGAAATTCGATCTCATGATCGAGGTAACCGGATCAAAAGTTGGTCAGGTTAACGGCCTGACGGTACTCGATCTTGGAGATTACTCTTTTGGAGTGCCTGTGAAGATCACGGCGAAGGTTTATCTTGGAAGACCAGGGGTTGTGGACATTCAGAGAGAAGCGGATCTCAGTGGAAAAATCCACAGCAAGGCGGTGTTGATACTGGAAGGGTTCCTCGGAAGCAGGTACGCCCAGGAATTTCCTCTCTCTGTGAGTGCATCCATCAGTTTCGAGCAGGTCTACAGTGAAGTGGAAGGGGACAGTGCTTCTCTTGCGGAAGCACTCGCACTTCTTTCGGCCATTTCTAAAGTTCCCATAAAGCAGGGAATAGCTGTAACGGGTTCTATAAACCAGCATGGAGAAGTCCAGCCGGTTGGAGGAATAATCGAGAAGGTCGAAGGATTTTTCAGGGCATGCAAGAGCCGGGGATTCGATGGAGAGCAGGGTGTGATCATACCAAAGGCCAACGCGAAGAATCTTGTGTTGAAAGATGAAATCGTTCAGGCCATGAAAAAAGGGCTCTTTCACATATGGACCGTGGAGACGGTGGACGACGCGATAGAGATCGTAACGGGAATGAAAGCAGGAAAACTCACCAGAACGGGTAAGTTCGAAAGGGGCAGTGTGAACTACCTTGTCTATCGTGAGCTGAAAAAGATGAAAAAACTCCTCGACGGTGCTTACGAGGAAAGGAACAAAAAGAAAAAGGGCAAAAAATGA
- a CDS encoding secondary thiamine-phosphate synthase enzyme YjbQ translates to MVKKLTLRSSSRTQFIDITSEVIRVIEESKVKSGICVVFVPHTTAGVTMNENADPSVRHDIMTTLGKLVPAAANYTHLEGNADSHIKASLVGSSVTLIIENGRPLLGTWQGIYFCEFDGPRTRSVYVKVMED, encoded by the coding sequence ATGGTGAAGAAGTTGACGTTACGATCTTCCTCCCGTACTCAGTTCATCGATATCACATCAGAGGTTATTCGGGTGATAGAGGAATCGAAGGTGAAAAGCGGCATCTGTGTGGTCTTTGTTCCGCACACGACCGCAGGTGTGACGATGAACGAAAACGCCGATCCAAGCGTAAGACACGATATAATGACCACGCTTGGAAAACTCGTTCCTGCCGCGGCAAATTATACGCACCTTGAAGGAAACGCAGATTCCCACATAAAAGCTTCTCTCGTTGGCTCATCCGTTACACTCATAATAGAGAACGGCCGGCCGCTGCTTGGAACGTGGCAGGGGATTTATTTCTGCGAGTTCGATGGTCCAAGAACAAGAAGCGTTTATGTGAAAGTTATGGAAGACTAA
- a CDS encoding cold shock domain-containing protein — protein sequence MRGTVKWFDSKKGYGFITMENGEDIFVHWSAIQMDGFKTLRENEPVEFDVQQGTKGPQAVNVRPVR from the coding sequence ATGAGAGGTACGGTTAAGTGGTTTGACTCCAAGAAAGGCTACGGTTTCATCACCATGGAGAACGGAGAAGACATCTTCGTGCACTGGTCAGCGATCCAGATGGATGGTTTCAAGACCCTCAGGGAAAACGAACCTGTTGAGTTCGATGTCCAGCAGGGAACCAAGGGCCCTCAGGCTGTCAATGTGAGACCTGTTAGATAA
- the ecfT gene encoding energy-coupling factor transporter transmembrane protein EcfT, translating into MRLPTVLIGRYIPTDSIVHKIDPRAKLLGMILLITSILIVPNLVFYIVPGAVVFLLILLSRTGFRIYLAGLKSLWFLIIFAVVVQFLSPQDGRRIVWFITDKAILSAVYILLRLLLIILLAENFSATTPPLLTARAIESLFSLLGARKLGHEIGMVMTIAMRFVPILALEADRILKAQIARGANFERGRFIDRLKALVVIIVPLLASALRKAEELATAMEARLYTGEPPRVKYRDLEWKLTDTLYILFTLCVLLFVLFGQNLFNGTL; encoded by the coding sequence ATGAGGCTACCGACGGTTCTCATCGGAAGGTACATTCCGACAGATTCGATTGTACACAAAATCGATCCACGTGCGAAACTCCTGGGCATGATTCTTCTGATAACTTCCATTCTCATCGTGCCCAATCTTGTTTTTTACATCGTTCCCGGTGCGGTCGTTTTTTTGCTTATACTTCTCAGCAGAACTGGGTTCAGGATATATCTTGCAGGATTGAAAAGCCTGTGGTTTCTGATAATTTTCGCTGTGGTGGTACAGTTTCTCTCACCTCAGGATGGCAGAAGAATCGTCTGGTTTATAACGGATAAGGCGATCCTGTCGGCCGTTTACATACTCCTGAGACTGCTTCTGATCATTCTTCTTGCAGAGAACTTCTCCGCCACCACCCCTCCCTTGCTGACGGCGCGGGCGATAGAGAGTCTCTTTTCACTTCTTGGGGCAAGAAAACTGGGCCATGAGATCGGCATGGTGATGACAATTGCCATGAGGTTTGTTCCCATTCTGGCCCTGGAAGCAGACAGGATACTGAAGGCCCAGATAGCCAGGGGGGCAAATTTCGAAAGAGGAAGGTTCATCGATAGATTGAAAGCCCTCGTTGTGATCATCGTTCCTCTGCTGGCCTCTGCCTTGAGAAAGGCAGAGGAACTCGCAACAGCAATGGAGGCTCGTCTTTACACGGGAGAGCCACCCAGGGTGAAGTACAGAGACCTTGAGTGGAAACTCACCGACACCCTGTACATTCTGTTCACTCTGTGTGTTTTACTCTTTGTTCTCTTCGGCCAGAATCTCTTCAATGGCACTCTTTAA
- the gltX gene encoding glutamate--tRNA ligase, giving the protein MVRVRFAPSPTGHLHVGGARTALFNWMFARKEGGKFILRIEDTDLERSSMEFERQILDSLRWCGLDWDEGPDVDGDHGPYRQSERLDIYREHARKLVEEKRAYYVVYDKEDPTRELFSTFDYPEEYARKGHPVTVKFKVLPGKTTFEDLLKGQMEFDNSTIEDFIIMKSNGFPTYNFAVVVDDHLMEISHVFRGEDHLSNTPKQIMIYEAFGWETPVFMHIPLILGPDRTPLSKRHGATSVEHFRKEGILSRALMNYLALLGWKVEGDEIFTIEERLQSFDPRDISNKGVIFDYQKLEWVNGKHMRRIELDDLKREFVEWAEYVGKTIPDVDDEYFLNSLRICREKVNTLSQLYDIMYPFLSEEYEYEKDYIEKFLKKEESEEVLKEVKKELEKLDNWNMEQIERVLREVAGRGIASKKVVFQLVRGAVTGKLVTPGLFETIEVLGKERTLRRLERTLRFLKDL; this is encoded by the coding sequence TTGGTCAGAGTTAGATTTGCACCGAGCCCAACGGGACACCTTCACGTTGGAGGAGCAAGGACTGCCCTTTTCAACTGGATGTTCGCAAGAAAAGAGGGCGGAAAATTCATTTTGAGGATAGAGGACACCGATCTGGAGAGAAGTTCTATGGAATTCGAAAGGCAGATCCTTGACTCTCTGAGATGGTGTGGACTTGACTGGGATGAAGGGCCCGATGTGGATGGAGATCATGGTCCGTATCGCCAGAGCGAAAGGCTCGATATCTACCGTGAACACGCAAGAAAACTGGTGGAAGAAAAGAGGGCCTATTACGTTGTATACGATAAAGAAGATCCCACCAGAGAACTGTTTTCCACGTTCGACTATCCCGAAGAGTACGCCAGAAAAGGCCATCCTGTCACGGTGAAATTCAAAGTCCTTCCAGGAAAGACCACGTTCGAAGACTTGCTGAAAGGACAGATGGAATTCGACAACTCCACCATAGAGGATTTCATCATCATGAAATCGAACGGGTTTCCCACGTACAACTTTGCCGTCGTAGTAGACGATCATTTGATGGAGATTTCCCATGTCTTCAGAGGAGAAGACCACCTTTCGAACACACCAAAGCAGATCATGATCTACGAAGCGTTCGGCTGGGAAACACCTGTTTTCATGCACATTCCTCTCATACTGGGACCAGACAGAACTCCCCTCAGTAAAAGGCATGGTGCAACCTCCGTTGAGCATTTCAGAAAAGAGGGAATCTTGAGCAGGGCCTTGATGAACTATCTTGCCCTTCTTGGCTGGAAAGTGGAAGGAGACGAGATATTCACCATAGAAGAGCGGCTCCAGTCCTTCGACCCAAGAGATATTTCCAACAAGGGTGTAATCTTCGACTATCAGAAACTCGAATGGGTGAACGGAAAACATATGAGAAGGATCGAACTGGACGATCTGAAGAGAGAATTCGTAGAATGGGCAGAGTACGTAGGTAAAACAATACCCGATGTTGACGATGAGTACTTCCTCAATTCTCTTCGTATATGTAGAGAGAAGGTGAACACACTCTCTCAACTGTACGATATCATGTATCCGTTCTTGAGCGAAGAGTACGAGTACGAAAAAGATTACATCGAAAAGTTCTTGAAAAAGGAGGAATCCGAAGAGGTCCTGAAAGAGGTGAAAAAAGAACTGGAAAAGCTGGACAACTGGAACATGGAGCAAATAGAAAGAGTTCTGAGAGAGGTTGCAGGAAGAGGCATTGCCTCGAAAAAGGTGGTTTTTCAGCTGGTGAGGGGAGCTGTGACGGGAAAACTGGTCACACCAGGGCTCTTTGAAACAATAGAGGTGCTTGGAAAGGAAAGGACACTGAGAAGACTCGAAAGAACTTTGCGTTTCTTAAAAGATCTGTAA
- a CDS encoding type III PLP-dependent enzyme has protein sequence MEYWVRRALEVTKTPFLLFDLSVVEKKFLEMKAALKGADIYYAVKANSHPRILSLLAKLGCNFDVASKGEIEKLLALGISGKRMSFGNTIKKEEDIAFAYKNGIRLFAVDSEMEIEKVAISAPGSRIFVRIATDGSDADWPLSRKFGTDPDHALDLLFYAAKMKLIPAGVSFHVGSQNLNPESWRKAISVAGKIFKKAMRSGLNLFLLNVGGGFPVQHRKPIPTMEEIGRVIEEAIDENLWFVHGLKLISEPGRYMVGEAGWLVTKVLLKSERNGEKWVYLDAGVFHGLAETMQNFEYEVRVLGKENDELEEYHLAGPTCDSVDVIYDRILLPKTITLNDLVCFVNAGAYTVEYNTYFNGIEPPKMVFVEELTEISLEEKMKASLL, from the coding sequence ATGGAATACTGGGTGCGAAGAGCCCTTGAGGTAACCAAAACACCGTTTCTTCTTTTTGACCTTTCCGTTGTGGAGAAGAAATTCTTAGAAATGAAAGCAGCGTTGAAGGGTGCCGATATTTACTACGCTGTGAAAGCAAATTCCCATCCCCGTATTCTTTCGCTTTTGGCAAAACTGGGATGCAATTTTGACGTAGCATCGAAAGGAGAGATAGAAAAACTCCTTGCCCTTGGAATTTCGGGCAAGCGAATGAGTTTTGGTAACACCATAAAGAAAGAAGAAGACATAGCGTTTGCGTACAAAAACGGAATCAGACTTTTCGCTGTTGACAGTGAAATGGAGATAGAAAAAGTAGCGATCAGTGCACCGGGCAGCAGGATCTTCGTGAGAATAGCAACGGATGGATCCGATGCGGACTGGCCCCTTTCCAGAAAGTTCGGTACCGACCCGGATCACGCTCTGGATCTCCTTTTCTATGCAGCAAAGATGAAACTGATCCCCGCCGGAGTGAGTTTCCATGTGGGGTCTCAGAATCTGAACCCTGAAAGCTGGAGAAAAGCAATCTCTGTTGCTGGAAAGATCTTCAAAAAAGCCATGAGGTCCGGATTGAATCTCTTTCTGTTGAACGTCGGTGGAGGATTTCCTGTTCAACACAGAAAGCCCATTCCAACGATGGAAGAAATAGGAAGAGTCATCGAAGAAGCCATCGATGAAAACCTATGGTTCGTTCACGGATTGAAACTCATCTCAGAACCTGGAAGGTACATGGTGGGAGAAGCCGGCTGGCTGGTCACGAAAGTGCTTTTGAAAAGCGAACGAAATGGAGAAAAGTGGGTCTACCTGGACGCCGGTGTGTTCCATGGTCTTGCCGAAACCATGCAAAATTTCGAGTACGAAGTGAGAGTGCTGGGAAAAGAAAACGACGAACTGGAAGAGTATCATCTTGCAGGGCCAACTTGCGACAGTGTTGACGTTATATACGATAGGATTCTCCTCCCAAAAACCATCACCCTGAACGATCTTGTCTGTTTTGTCAATGCAGGAGCATACACGGTGGAGTACAACACGTATTTCAACGGAATAGAACCACCGAAAATGGTGTTCGTGGAGGAACTCACGGAGATTTCTCTGGAAGAGAAAATGAAGGCAAGTCTTCTTTAG